The following proteins come from a genomic window of Anopheles ziemanni chromosome 3, idAnoZiCoDA_A2_x.2, whole genome shotgun sequence:
- the LOC131284910 gene encoding glucose dehydrogenase [FAD, quinone]-like, whose amino-acid sequence MATLLAPQAISQRAPSIFFESLFDELSLLMRTGPNASVPIPEVERIREEYDFVVIGAGSGGSVMANRLSEMPDWSVLLLEVGKEENLVSNVPLTAGLTTATGYSWGYRSDPTRNACKGLDQGVCYWPKGRGLGGTSLINFLLYGRGHRRDYDDWEQAGNYGWGYRDVRRYFERAENAKGSNPSGPLHIEESSFETPMLSRYLDAGKRLGYRRIDPNDPVQLGFYKAQATMVNGERCSAARAYLKPVAGRPNLDISTRSWATRILIDPVTKTAFGVEFSKNKRVHTVRVRKEVILAAGAIASPQLLMLSGVGPREHLQELGIPVVKDLRVGYNLQDHPTLSGLVFTINQPVSIRERDMRRPGPLLSYLFARQGPFTVPGGAEGIAFVKTNNSLAPDDYPDVELVLGTGAVNNDESGSLRHTFGMTRRFYDETFGAARGHHAFGIAPVLMRPKSRGRVWLKSRNPYRWPHMTGNYYDDPYDLATMVEGIKMAVRIGESKSFASYGARLLDTPFLGCEDVPFRSDEYWRCCLRQVGASIQHQSGTCKMGPASDRDAVVDPELRVHGVSGLRVVDASIFPTIPAAHTNGVVIMVGEKAADMVKDYWHNQIR is encoded by the exons ATGGCGACGTTGCTAGCGCCGCAAGCGATCAGTCAGCGCGCCCCATCGATCTTCTTCGAGAGTCTGTTCGACGAGCTGAGCCTGCTGATGCGCACCGGGCCCAACGCGTCCGTCCCAATTCCGGAGGTCGAGCGTATCCGCGAGGAGTACGATTTCGTGGTCATCGGCGCCGGCTCCGGTGGTTCGGTGATGGCCAACCGGTTGAGCGAGATGCCCGACTGGAGCGTGCTGCTGCTCGAGGTGGGCAAGGAGGAGAATCTTGTCTCGAACGTCCCGCTGACGGCGGGACTCACGACGGCCACGG GCTACAGCTGGGGCTACCGTTCGGATCCGACACGGAACGCGTGCAAGGGGCTCGACCAGGGCGTCTGTTACTGGCCGAAGGGGCGCGGACTGGGCGGGACGAGCTTGATCAACTTCCTGCTGTACGGTCGGGGTCACCGGCGGGACTACGACGATTGGGAGCAGGCTGGCAACTACGGCTGGGGCTACCGGGACGTGAGGCGGTACTTCGAGCGGGCGGAAAACGCCAAGGGTTCGAATCCCTCGGGCCCGCTACACATCGAGGAGAGTTCGTTTGAGACGCCGATGCTGTCGCGGTACCTTGACGCCGGCAAGCGGCTCGGTTACCGACGCATCGATCCGAACGATCCGGTTCAGCTCGGGTTCTACAAGGCACAGGCGACCATGGTGAACGGGGAGCGGTGCAGTGCGGCCCGGGCGTACCTGAAACCCGTCGCTGGTCGACCCAACCTGGACATCTCGACCCGCTCGTGGGCCACGCGCATCCTGATCGATCCGGTCACAAAGACCGCGTTCGGGGTGGAGTTCTCGAAGAACAAGCGAGTCCACACGGTGCGGGTACGCAAGGAGGTGATCCTGGCGGCCGGGGCGATCGCCTCTCCCCAGCTGCTGATGCTGTCCGGTGTAGGACCGCGGGAGCACCTGCAGGAGCTGGGCATCCCGGTGGTGAAGGACCTGCGCGTAGGCTACAACCTGCAGGACCATCCGACGCTGTCGGGACTGGTGTTCACCATCAACCAGCCGGTAAGCATCCGCGAGCGGGACATGCGTCGGCCGGGGCCACTGCTCAGCTACCTGTTCGCACGCCAAGGACCCTTCACAGTACCGGGCGGAGCCGAAGGGATCGCGTTCGTGAAGACCAACAACTCGCTCGCCCCGGATGACTATCCCGACGTGGAGCTGGTGCTCGGGACGGGTGCGGTCAACAACGACGAATCGGGTTCGCTACGCCACACGTTCGGCATGACGCGCCGGTTCTACGACGAGACGTTCGGGGCGGCCCGGGGACACCACGCGTTCGGGATCGCGCCCGTCCTGATGCGCCCGAAGAGTCGTGGCCGGGTGTGGCTCAAGAGCCGCAATCCGTACCGGTGGCCCCACATGACCGGCAACTACTACGACGACCCGTACGATCTGGCCACGATGGTGGAGGGCATCAAGATGGCGGTGCGTATCGGCGAGTCGAAGAGCTTCGCCTCGTACGGGGCGCGCCTTCTCGACACACCGTTCCTTGGCTGCGAGGATGTTCCGTTCCGGTCGGACGAATACTGGCGGTGCTGTCTGCGGCAGGTTGGAGCAAGCATTCAGCATCAATCGGGGACGTGCAAGATGGGCCCGGCCAGCGATCGGGACGCCGTGGTCGATCCGGAACTGCGGGTGCACGGCGTCAGCGGCCTACGGGTGGTCGATGCCTCCATCTTCCCAACTATCCCTGCGGCGCACACGAACGGGGTTGTGATAATGGTCGGCGAAAAGGCCGCCGACATGGTGAAAGACTATTGGCATAATCAGATTCGTTGA